In the Methanobrevibacter boviskoreani JH1 genome, one interval contains:
- a CDS encoding helicase C-terminal domain-containing protein, whose amino-acid sequence MNDSLFCPKCGMLKSNCVCENNKNSNNNSSKNNKSNDLLQYMDTRKKTKSPLINDIPGVYSIEDHRLSDDRIEYLKDKYPYISDDIIENFPFESPRQGQLEIIQEIEDAISKGYKYIILEAGTGTGKSAIASTLARMYQSAYILTMTKQLQNQYAREFDFPLVKGRGNFSCLMGGDEVTCDMGVCKTTINSKKFFCPFSISKNPTLSGTEAFEDSFGNQIYFNTENHCNYWQQKADAINSPITLMNYDYAFLELNYVKHFGVRSLLILDEAHNIENKLMKSLELTLSNQRLEKDIKKHISENTLKDGSVEDWILEIESLYEAYQDVDLKELPINKVERIRSTTSRLKSLRDHLEKEPKNWVIDANEEAVSFKPLRVNHYAKDNLLKYGDVCIFMSATILSHKMFTKWLGLKDNEVYYIKVDSPFPASKRPIELKLVGKMSKNRIKDTAPKMIPVINDILRKHPDDKGLIHTHSYQNSRFITQNIPNSRLISHTSLNRQRVLDYFENDDNPLVLVSPSMSEGVDLPYDKCRFQIIYKVPFPYLGDKQINMRQRRDKRWYAYKTVMTIMQAYGRGMRAEDDSCTTYILDKDITMLFKSPLYKSLVPDFFKEAIVENEYVKLIK is encoded by the coding sequence ATGAATGATTCTCTTTTTTGCCCTAAATGTGGAATGTTAAAATCTAATTGTGTCTGTGAAAATAACAAGAATAGTAATAATAATTCTTCAAAGAATAATAAATCTAATGATTTATTGCAATACATGGATACAAGGAAAAAAACAAAATCTCCACTTATCAATGATATTCCGGGAGTATATTCTATTGAAGACCATAGATTAAGTGATGATAGAATAGAATATCTTAAAGATAAATATCCATATATTAGTGATGATATTATTGAGAATTTTCCCTTTGAAAGTCCAAGGCAAGGACAATTGGAAATCATTCAGGAAATAGAGGATGCAATTTCAAAAGGTTATAAATATATTATTCTGGAGGCAGGTACCGGTACAGGTAAATCCGCTATTGCCTCAACCTTGGCACGTATGTATCAATCTGCTTATATCCTTACCATGACTAAACAACTACAGAATCAATATGCAAGGGAATTCGACTTTCCACTTGTTAAAGGAAGAGGTAACTTCTCATGTCTTATGGGTGGTGATGAGGTAACCTGTGATATGGGTGTATGTAAAACCACCATTAATTCTAAAAAGTTCTTTTGCCCATTTTCAATAAGTAAAAATCCAACCTTGTCTGGAACCGAGGCCTTTGAAGATTCCTTCGGTAATCAGATATATTTCAACACTGAAAACCACTGCAATTATTGGCAACAAAAGGCCGATGCTATTAATTCTCCAATAACCTTGATGAATTACGATTATGCCTTTCTTGAGTTAAACTATGTAAAGCATTTTGGTGTAAGGTCACTTCTCATTCTAGATGAGGCCCATAATATTGAAAATAAACTAATGAAAAGTTTAGAGTTAACCCTATCTAATCAAAGACTTGAAAAGGATATTAAAAAACATATCTCCGAGAATACTTTAAAGGACGGCAGTGTTGAAGACTGGATTTTGGAGATTGAATCTTTATATGAGGCATATCAGGATGTGGACCTTAAGGAATTACCTATAAACAAAGTGGAAAGGATTAGAAGTACCACAAGTAGATTAAAATCATTAAGGGACCATCTTGAAAAGGAACCTAAAAATTGGGTCATTGATGCAAATGAGGAGGCCGTGTCATTTAAACCGCTTAGGGTAAATCACTATGCTAAAGACAATCTTTTAAAATATGGTGATGTTTGTATATTTATGAGTGCTACAATCTTATCTCATAAGATGTTTACAAAATGGTTAGGTCTTAAGGATAACGAGGTATACTACATTAAAGTGGACAGTCCTTTTCCAGCTTCAAAAAGACCTATCGAACTTAAACTTGTAGGAAAGATGTCTAAAAATAGAATTAAGGACACTGCCCCTAAGATGATTCCGGTTATAAATGATATTTTAAGAAAGCATCCTGATGATAAGGGACTGATTCACACCCATAGTTATCAAAATTCACGTTTCATTACACAAAATATTCCAAACTCTAGATTAATATCACATACTTCTTTAAATAGACAGAGGGTTTTGGACTATTTTGAAAATGATGATAATCCATTGGTGTTAGTCTCCCCATCAATGAGTGAAGGTGTAGACTTACCTTATGATAAATGCCGTTTCCAGATAATCTATAAGGTGCCATTCCCATATCTTGGAGATAAACAAATAAATATGAGGCAGAGAAGGGATAAAAGATGGTATGCCTACAAGACTGTCATGACCATTATGCAGGCTTATGGTAGGGGAATGAGAGCTGAGGATGATTCCTGTACTACATATATTTTAGATAAGGATATTACAATGCTATTTAAAAGTCCTTTATATAAATCATTAGTTCCTGACTTTTTTAAAGAAGCTATTGTAGAAAATGAGTATGTAAAATTGATTAAATAA
- the hisF gene encoding imidazole glycerol phosphate synthase subunit HisF has protein sequence MLTKRIIPCLDCDLQVPEGRVVKGVEFKEIKYAGNPVELATKYYNDGADEIVILDITASHERRETMADVIEKLTENVFIPICVGGGIRKVDDYIKMLKAGADKCSTNTAAIHNPDLINDASKVVGSQACVIGIDAKRRYVENPSDAPDKNVVEIKHPRSTDKSDYCWFDCSIYGGREFTGIDAISWAQECESRGAGEILLTSMDGDGTKEGYDLDLTKAINDAIDIPVIASGGVGNPEDIKKAFQETDVSAALAASIFHFGEYPVPVVKEYLNNNGINVRL, from the coding sequence ATGTTAACTAAAAGAATTATTCCTTGTTTAGACTGTGACCTACAAGTTCCTGAAGGTCGTGTAGTTAAGGGGGTAGAGTTTAAAGAGATTAAATATGCAGGGAACCCTGTAGAACTTGCTACTAAGTATTATAATGATGGAGCAGATGAGATTGTTATTCTAGACATTACTGCTTCACATGAAAGACGGGAAACTATGGCTGATGTTATTGAAAAATTGACTGAAAACGTCTTCATACCTATATGTGTAGGTGGTGGAATCAGGAAGGTTGATGATTATATTAAAATGCTTAAAGCTGGAGCCGATAAATGTTCTACTAATACTGCAGCTATTCATAATCCTGACTTGATAAATGACGCATCAAAGGTAGTTGGTTCACAGGCATGTGTGATTGGTATAGATGCAAAAAGAAGATATGTTGAGAATCCTTCTGATGCACCTGATAAAAATGTAGTTGAGATTAAACATCCGAGATCTACTGACAAATCAGATTATTGTTGGTTTGACTGTAGTATATATGGAGGCCGTGAATTCACTGGTATTGATGCGATTTCATGGGCCCAGGAATGTGAAAGTAGAGGTGCCGGTGAAATTCTTCTAACCTCAATGGATGGAGACGGTACTAAAGAGGGTTATGATCTAGATTTAACTAAAGCCATTAATGATGCAATCGATATTCCTGTAATCGCTTCCGGTGGTGTAGGTAATCCGGAAGATATTAAAAAGGCATTTCAGGAAACCGATGTAAGTGCAGCTTTAGCAGCAAGTATTTTCCATTTCGGTGAATATCCAGTTCCAGTCGTAAAAGAATATTTAAATAATAACGGAATTAATGTAAGGTTATAA